The following proteins are co-located in the Aphis gossypii isolate Hap1 unplaced genomic scaffold, ASM2018417v2 Contig00441, whole genome shotgun sequence genome:
- the LOC126554173 gene encoding uncharacterized protein LOC126554173 has product MCDRVDMVSELDNVEKTMSPKKEIFQENIDDLDRNALRQKVHSFWLRKEIPTIDKILHAVNEDPALPDFKRTSLYSLIKKLDFVFTKRKRCSVLTEREDLLVWRQNYLYYVRKYREEGRTVYYLDETWLNAGDCVDKVWADQTIRSKHDAFNKGLTTGVTNPTGKAKRLIIVHIGSHKGFVDGGMLFFESKKNSADYHDEMNGDNFHEWFKSILPRLDPNSVIVMDNAPYHSVRTEKIPTSSTKKEDIISWLISKNVVIDQKIMFKPQLLAKVKEIKGQYMSYVVDNMAKDAGHNVLRLPPYHCELNPMELAWAMVKGYVKQQYDIQNR; this is encoded by the exons ATGTGTGATCGTGTGGATATGGTTTCTGAATTGGACAACGTGGAGAAAACTATGTCacctaaaaaagaaatattccaGGAAAa CATTGACGACTTAGATCGTAATGCACTTCGTCAAAAAGTTCATTCCTTTTGGTTGAGAAAAGAAATACCAACCATCGACAAAATTTTGCATGCGGTGAATGAAGATCCTGCCCTTCCCGATTTCAAACGCACTTCGTTGTATTCGTTGATAAAGAAATTGGACTTCGTCTTCACCAAGAGGAAAAGATGCAGCGTGTTGACGGAGCGAGAAGATCTGTTGGTTTGGCGTCAGAATTATTTGTACTATGTACGTAAATATAGAGAAGAAGGTCGTACCGTCTACTATCTAGACGAAACGTGGCTAAATGCAGGTGATTGTGTTGACAAAGTATGGGCCGACCAGACAATTCGGTCAAAACATGACGCTTTTAACAAAGGTCTGACAACAGGTGTTACGAACCCGACTGGCAAGGCCAAACGTTTGATAATTGTACACATTGGCTCTCACAAAGGTTTTGTAGATGGtggtatgttattttttgaatcaaaaaaaaatagtgcagACTACCATGACGAAATGAATGGTGACAACTTCCACGAATGGTTTAAGTCAATTCTTCCACGCCTTGATCCAAACTCGGTAATTGTGATGGACAATGCCCCGTATCACTCGGTCAGGACAGAGAAAATACCGACATCCAGCACAAAAAAAGAAGACATTATATCGtggttaatttcaaaaaacgtTGTCATTgaccaaaaaataatgtttaagcCACAATTACTGGCGAAGGTCAAAGAAATAAAGGGGCAGTATATGTCATATGTTGTCGACAATATGGCCAAAGACGCCGGGCATAATGTATTGAGATTACCACCCTACCATTGCGAATTGAACCCGATGGAATTGGCATGGGCAATGGTTAAGGGCTACGTCAAACAGCAATACGACATACAAAATCGATGA
- the LOC126554182 gene encoding uncharacterized protein LOC126554182: MRNGYEELVSSATELCSKWGIPIIQENKRKKFAKRQYDSIDNDKRLYTIEENFRVSVFLPLTDTAIFLLQERFKGLETVSRNFDFLQPLNLIKCSEENIIKSCYDFISFYSTDVSSDLTRQVLSLRDFLGKTEMKTIKELSLYIIENDISSLFSEILTACIIFLSLPVTVASAERSFSKLKLIKNYLRNSISQERLTNISILNIEKARTDELNIDHIIDTFANQKARKKNFLK, from the coding sequence ATGAGGAATGGTTATGAAGAACTAGTTTCTTCAGCAACAGAGTTATGTTCAAAATGGggaatacctataatacaagaaaataaacgTAAGAAATTTGCAAAGAGGCAGTATGATAGTATTGATAATGATAAACGATTATACACAATTGAAGAAAACTTTCGCGTTTCCGTTTTTTTGCCCCTTACTGATACTGCTATATTTCTATTACAAGAGCGTTTTAAAGGACTTGAAACAGTTTCAagaaattttgactttttacaaccactgaatttaattaagtgCAGTGAAGAGAATATAATTAAGTCATGTTATGActtcatttcattttatagtaCTGATGTTTCGTCTGATTTGACCAGGCAAGTATTATCATTAAGAGATTTTCTAGGAAAAActgaaatgaaaacaataaaagaattgtctttatatattatagaaaatgataTTTCATCACTTTTTAGTGAAATACTTACTGCctgcataatttttttgtctctACCTGTAACTGTTGCATCGGCAGAACGCTCTTTTTCGAAACTtaagttgattaaaaattatttacgaaaTTCAATTTCTCAGGAACGGCTAACAaatataagcattttaaatattgaaaaagcaCGAACAGATGAATTGAATATTGATCACATAATTGATACTTTTGCAAATCAAAAAGCcaggaaaaaaaactttttaaagtaa